The uncultured Carboxylicivirga sp. genomic interval ATATTCAACAAACACATCAAAAGCTGTTTCCAAGGTTGCTCCGTGTTCATCAGTGGCTTCAATACTTACTTCTGAATATCCAAGGGCTTGAGGAATGAATACAACTGTTTCTCCTGTTTGAAAAACATCCATTACCTCAGGATTAGAGTAATTTACATCAAATTCAATATCATCTCCATCCGGATCTATAATATAATCTGTAAGCTGTATTACGTAACCATCTTCGTTTTGCAGATCAAACTTTTGAGTTCCGATTATTATCTCTTCTACTGGTGCACGGTTTACATTATTAACAGTAATATTAATAGTACATTCCGTTTGATTACCCCAGGAGTCGATACCTGAAATAACAACATCATAATTACCAGCTCCATCATAGTCGGGTTCAAAAACAATGGATACCTGGTCGCCATCAATCTCACATGTTAAGTACTTAACTTCTTCTTTTAACGATAAAGTAAAATTATCTCCTTCTTCATCGTATGCTCTGAAGGTATATTCTAATACTTCCATCTCATCAATAGTAAAGTTAACTTCACTACCATCTTCGTATTGAGGACCTTTATTACGTGTTAAGCTAATAGGCAACTCTGCTCTTTCAGTATATGGATCGTTGGTTCTGAAAACAACAGCTCCGGTATTAACTCCTTGTCCTGCGTAAACAGAATTAAAGTTAACCGTAAAACTTTGTTCAGCTCCGGGCGATAGTTCACCCACTTTTTCGTCATCGGAACTTGCCCATACAGCGTCACCCAATTCCATCTCTGCTGCTTTCATCATCCATGCCATGGTACCATACCCTTGCGATACGGCATCATAAAAAGTTTGACCATCACCAAAGTAAAAACGATCAAGACGAGATGTTTGTACTTGGGCTGTACCCAGCGGAAATGTTACATCTTCGCTAAACTTAAACATCACATAAAACTTCTCGTATGGAAAGAAGAATGTTGACTGATCGAGTTCAATAGTAACATACTCTCCTTTTGAAGAAGCTGTCTCGGCCGTATGCTTGTAATCAGTTACTGCCAGAACTTCGGTTTTATAAAAATCGTCGCTACCACCTCTAATGATTACTTGAATATCAGACTCAAGAATTTCGCCCCAGGCATACCACACCATTACATGTGATAAATTAAATCCTGTACTAGGAGCTTCAAAAGCTGTGGCGGCATAAAACTCGTAACTTCCACCAAAACCAACAGCACTGGTTGATGTTTCATCGTTTTCGTGCTCAAGTATATTATTAAAATCGTCCCAATCAATATCAGAGTCATCAAATGCAGCTGACGAATAATCGATAGAATTATTAACCTGTAAAGCGGCTCCCGCATTGTAAGCACTATAACCTTGCGAATAAGTTTGTGCTAAAAAGTTATTTTCAACTTGTTGACGATACAATACAAACTCCATATGATATTCTAAGTCAACCGGCCCATCGTTTGAAATGGTAAACTGTTTACTATCTGTTTCATTGGCCGTATTAGCATACACATGCAGTCCTTCTGAATGAATATTGATACGAGGAGGCATAGTAAAATGAGCATCAACAGGCAATCTTATTTCACCTTCTTCAGTATCACAAATGATCAACAATGTATCGGCAATAATACCTTGTTCTAAAGGAGTAACTCTTAACATAAAGACTTCCTTTTCATTAGGATAAAGAGTATGGTTGATACGCGAACGTGAGATATCTATCCAACCGTCTTCTGAATTACCATTACCAAATTTATCATCATCCCCCATTATTGAATAGGTTGCAAAACCATTTTGCATTGCCAGATTACGTATAAACAGAGCTCTACTACCCTCATTACTAATGGTAAATTCATATTCATATCGTTTATAAGGAGATTGATAATCCTCGCCATCGTAATCAACTATATATACATCACCTAAATCTAATGTATCTTCAATCACAATATTGTCTATACCAAGTACTCTAAAATCAACCGGTATAGAAAAGGATGGATTATCGGGTGTATTGTTTTCAAATACAATTTGATCCTGGTATTCTCCGCCATATATTGAACGCGCATTCAGATAGACATCAAAATCCATTGAACCATTTGATTTAACTGTATATGTCTCTTTAGGAATGAATGTTACTATTGTTTTATCTTTGATTACACCATTGGTACGAGCCGAAACCTGAATTCCTTTTTTACCGTCATGATTTTCAATACCTATTAAAGTACTTTCCAATAATAAATGTACAGTTGAAGGATCATCAATTTCATACATAAACTTGATTAATCCATTACGAAACATCCAAATTTCAGTAGATATAGGTTTTCCCCCTCCAAAGGAGGCAATATCCTGAAACCTTACAACAAATTTATCTTCATACCCTTTGCAATATACACCTGTTAGAGGGTAATCCTCAGGGTTTGACAAGCCATTAAATCCAAAGACGGGTGCCAAAAAGCCTTGTAATCCATTTTCGTTAGGAATATAGTAATCCGGCCCGTTTATCATGGCATCCTGCCCCCCTATGGTTGTAATAACACCATTTTGACCTATAAATAAGGTATCGGCATCTACACCATAATAATTTACTGGATATGGCAACGGTACACCTACCCAATAAGCTTCTTCATCAAATGGATCTTCAGGCATTTCTAGTTTTTCGCCTGAAATAATAACATCGCTGGGATTATATAAATGGTCTGCATCATATTCAACGGTATAGGCATAATCGAAACCTTCAGGATAACTATCTTGCCCTGCAGGTAACACATTCATCCATTCATTACCCGATGGAGATACTTCCATATCGCTTAATCCGCTGTTTGAGATGGAGACCTGTACCGTTTTTGTTTCACCAAAAGATAAAGTTTCTTCGATTCTATCTTTACCTGAACCTATTTCAGGGGCATATATCACGTTGCATTTAACATCCAGCTCGAATTTATTACCCAATGTATCGGTAAATACAACCACGTCATTAAGCTCACCTAAATCTTTAGCATTAACTGATACTATATAATCAGAGTACATATTAGGACGTAAAGCTACAGGCATGTAACCCGATACTTCAAATAGTTCATTTTTAGTTGTTACAGATGTTAAAAAGCCAATGGCCTTACCATCATTACCTATGGTTAGTTTATAATCGTAAACGCCACCCTGAAACACATCACCAAAGTTTACTTCGTCAACATTAGATGTATAGTTTACTTCGCCACCACTTTCAATATCCATTTTAATTGAATAAGATAAAGTGGTATTAATAGGATCATTAGTAATAACATTAATATTTTCCTCAAAATCTCCTACATATAGTCCATCAGTATCAAACTCGTAATCTAAGCGTATAGAATCTCCTACCTGAACAAGTCCGTATGGATTCGTTAGTGAAGTAACAACACCATATCCCGGATTTTTAAAGTATATTTTATGTCCGGTGGTAGGAACTATATTATAAATACGTGGTTCATCTTCTTCTGTACCAAATCCATTCAGCACCAAAGCATCTTCAATCGTTTGATCTTCGATCATTATTAATGTTGTAGATCGGTTAAAGCCAATCCGCTCGTCATTAATAACACCACCTAAATCTTTATATAAGAAATCAATATCTCCATCCTGATGGAGTATGATCTGAAATGTAATCGGTTCATCTAACCAACCAATACCTGAATTACTATTGGTATCCCATATATAACTTCCATGTACAACCCCTTCATATTGTAAAACAAATTTATCAGGATAGGACTGGTAAAATATTTGTCCTCCAATATTTAAATCGAAAGGCATACCCCAGGCACTAATTAATTTGTGCGATTGCGTAGGATTGTTGTATCCTGCAGGTTTGGCATTAAACCAACCATTATTACTTAGGGCAATAGCTCCTTGGTTTGTTATGTAACAAGTATCGTAAGTGTTACCAAAATATGGAAAAGCAAAACCAATGAGTGCCTCTTTGTATACCACACTTCCGTCTAAACGGAACGCATCGGTAATTTCTTTTCCAGAGGTAGAAATATCGTTCCACTCAAAAGCGAAGTCTTCACCGATTTCAGGTTCAATTCGTCCTCCGGCATAACCAAAACGATGAATCATACCGCCATCATAATCAGGCATATTACTTCCATCTGCAAACTTAGGTACGTAATAACGTAAAGGATAGTCACCATCATTACGTAAGTAAAAATGATCCCTTACAATGGTATCAAGATCTAATTCAGAATATTCTTTATAGGTAGGACTTAAAACTGCTTTAGCAGGTTTTGAGGCCACTCCAAATAATGTAAATTTATAGGTACCTCCATTCTTCTCTGTTAATGTTACTGTTGCATTTGATGGTCCTTCTTTTACCGGAGTATATCTTAAATCAATTTTGAAGGCTCGTTGTGCCTGTATGGTACTTGTCATTTCACCAATAAGAGTAAACTCTTCGTTGGAAATACTAATATCAATGGCACCACCATTATCAAATGCACCCAGGCCAACATTATGTATTACTATTGATTCGGTAGAATATTCGCCAATAAATACATTACCAAACTCAAGTAAATCATCACTCTCTAGTTTATAAGTATGTCCATCTACTTTAAAATCAAGATCGACATTCTTCCAGTATTCATCATAGCCTTCACCAAATATTTGCAATTGTGCATCGTATTCACCATTAATTAATTCATGGCCATTAACGGTTAAATCTATTTCTTTCGATTCTCCGGCGGCTAATAAGCCACTACTCTCTGAAAGTTTAATGTACTCGCCCAATGGCTCTAAAGCGCTAATTGCAATAACATTAAAAACCTTTAACTCATCATCATAAACATCTTTTAGTACTTTCCATGTATTTCCAAAATCGGTACTAAAGTAACAATAGTCCGATGTGGAAGTATCCTCTGCATCGGATGCTAACACAGGATATTGATATCCAGGTCCTATATGGTAAACGATAAAGAAACCATCGCCTTGATTAAAATGCATTTGTTTTAAAAAGAATACCTCTTCAAAGGTAACTCCATCGTGCTGCACATAATACACTTGAGAGTGTAAGAGTTTAGCTGTAGTAATATCATGTCCCTGATACACTTCAATGTGCATTGAATCCGTTGGTATATTCTCGAAATAAACACCTATTTCAGCACCCGTTAAGTTAAACCCTTCCTCATCTGTTACCTTGAAATAGGTAGCTGTACTATTCGGACTGGTTCGTTCCTGATCACCCAATCTAATCATGGAAGTCTCCATAACATCCACGTCGAAGTAATAAATATAATTTTCGGATGGAACCTGCTCGAAAGGAGTAATACTACCTTCATTTACACTTTGGGTTTTAACTACTCCCGAACGTGTTCCATTATTATGGAATTGATAGTTGGATTTAAACGGCGTGGTGTTATACGTGTCAACATTTTTTATATGACGTGGTACAATATTCCACTTTAATATTCCGTCACCCTTATTGAACATAGTAAAAGACTGATGAGAGGCAGAATCGCTTCTTACATCAATACCGAACTCAATCAATTCTTTGTCGAGTTCTATTATTGGGCCATTATTAGTACTAACACTTATTAAATCAGACAATTCAGCCTCATTTCCCCAACGATCAACACCCGAAACAGCTATGTAATAGGTTGTATTGCGCTCTAAACCGTTTAAGTCATACACAAATTCTTCACCAGCTCGTAAAGACGAACCTACTCTTTTACGCTCAGCATTGTTTATAGTAGCTGTATCAAAAGGAATGGTATGATAATATATATGAAAATAACGAGGCTCATCATCATCTTCATCCACTGGCACGGTCCATTTTAATCGTGCAAAATTAGAGGATGTACCTTCCGATACTAAATCTGTAATAGGGTTGGGTGGTATACCATTATCTTTTTGCAGTGCAAGGTAGGCATCAACACCACCAATACCCATTTTACCCTCATATCCTTTATTAAATTCGATGGTATCTAAAGGAATGGTTCCTCCGATTAAGCGGGCAATTAATTGCTCATTATCGAAATCACCACCCCTGTATTGAGAGGCAACAAGTGCGGCAATTCCTGAAACGTGTGGACAAGCCATTGATGTACCATCATAAAAGCCATAGCTATTATTTGGCATGGTACTTAAAACACCATATTCTGATCCTTTTGTAACTTCTCCACCCGGAGCCGATACAGTAACCCACTCTCCATAGTTTGAGTAATTGGATAGATGGTTATAGGGATCGGTAGCTGCCACTGAAATTACATGTTCATAACAACCAGGCCAGTAATTACCTTCATCGGCCATATTACCAGTTGCAAAAATAACTACTCCCCCTTTCATTGGGCTGCCACTAAATTGTCCGGCTTCAGCAATAAAGTAGTCAATCGCATCCAATTCCGACTGTTCATAAACATCGGGTTGATTATACCCCCAACTGTTTTGAGCGATAATAGCCCCATTATCGGCAGCGTATACAAAAGCGGCAGCAGCATCTCCACTTGCATTTTCACTCATAATCATACACGACATAATGCGCACACCATCGCCATTACCCGAACCTCCGGCAACACCCGAAACACCAATACCATTATTATTGGTTGCAGCCACAGTACCAGCTACGTGGGTACCATGATCTAAGCGTTCAATTTTTCCGGTCATATTAACGAAATTAAATCCGTAAATATCATCAATGTAACCATTGCCATCAGAGTCTTCACCCGGAGTACCATTTAACTCAGCTTCATTAATCCACATATTGTCAGCTAAGTCTTCGTGTAAGTAGTCAACTCCCTGATCAATAACAGCAACAATAACATCAGGATGTCCGGTTTCCCTTTCCCAGGCACGTAACAGATTAATATCAGCTCCAGGAATACCCGGGTTATCTTCGGTATTATGATAATGCCACTGCTCATCAAATCGTGGATCATCAAAAGGAGACGCCGATTTTGTGCTACGTATATTCTTTACTACTTCATCTGTAACCTCACTTATATTATAAGGCATCAGACTACGTTGATAAAAAGGCTCTGCGTATTCTATTTCAGCTACATCGGCATATGCTCTCAGAACATCAGCAATATCGGCATCGGCTTGTATTCTTACCTTATACCATAAATGAAGACCATGTTTTTGATGCCTTGCATTAAATTTGGCCGAATACGGAAAAAGTCTTTCGAATGAAATGGCTTCAAACTGAAAGTTAAGCTTATCTACGCCAGTCAATCCCACAGTAGAATAACCATTAGCCTGTGTTGATTTTAATCCGGCTGAAGAAAGCGATACTTCGCGCTTTAATTTTACTTTAAACTCGCTTTGTAATACACCATTTTTATATACAGTGGGTTGTTGACCAGCAACACTTACAGTTATAATAGATATAAAACAAAAGCAAACCAAGCTTTTTAAATAGGTAGAAATAATCATATATACTATTAATTTTTACTTTTTATCTTACAGTTGATTCTTTTCTCACAAGCCTCTCCAAACATCTTTATCAGTTTTCGAAACACTTGATTTTGTTCTTCACGCTTTTTGATATCGCGCTTAATAGAATCTTTCCATGTATACTTATTCATCATGTTTTAACCATTTCTTATTTGTACCTCGTACACGTGTTAACAATGATTTTACAAAAGACATAAAAGCATAGTGATCAAAGAAATATTTCACTGCTACTTGGTTTCTCACATTACGCACAAAACCTCTCCATCAGAATTTGGCTTCTACTTTACACCTGATACATCACCTCTCATTTGATCTTTATATACCTGATATATTGATTCTTTTTAACTCTCATTACCATCTCTTATAACTCTCGCCTAATTTTCGGTATGCTTATTGATTAGTGACTGCACGACCAGAAAAACATTAATATTTATACACTCTATGAAGTCATACTTTAAATCATCATCTGTTATTGCATTATTATGTACTATGCTATTTTTACTTATAAGTGGTATAAAAGCCGAAGCTGCACCTTACAATATGACACAAGAAGACAGTTTGGTAACCAAGCTTAAAAACACGCAGGAGTACAGTGAAAAAATGGATATACTATTTAAGCTAAGCACTCTTTCTCGCGGTAAGGATTATAAGAAATCACTTGAATACAGTAACAAAGGCTTTACTTTGGCTGATAGTTTTGATGATGATATTAATTGTGCCTTATTTAAACTGGAATCGGGACTAACCACCTATTTTCTGGGAGATTACAAAGAAACATTGGAATTGTATTTTTATGCACTTCGCATATTCGAAAGACACAATCATTCAATAGGCATTATTAGAACCTTAAGCAACCTGGGAGCTGTTTACGATAGAGTTGAGGCATACAACAAAGCCATTGTGTATTATAATAAATGCATTGCCTATTTTAATGAAATGCCCTTGGATGCAAAGCAGGAATATTTAAAATACTTGTCGCAGGTTTATAATAACCTTGCCAGTGCATACGAAAAGCTAAATAACAATCAAGAGGCGAACCTATACTATAAAAAGGCCCTGGATGTTGGTCAGTCGATCGACTACCCCCAGATTGTTGGATCGATCTATAATAACCTGGGTAAATTAGAAGCTAAGAACCAGAATTATGACTCAGCCAAAGATTATCTATCCAAGGCTATTAATATTAGAGAAGAAATTAATGACACCGAAGGATTAGCCAAATCGTATTATTTCTTATCGGATTATTACAATAAAACCAACCAGATAGACAGCGCTGAATGGGCTGCTTTGCAATCGCTTAAATTAGCAGAGGACAAAGGTTTACTTGAATCGCAACAAATTGCTCATATGTTTTTGTATGAGATATACGAAAAGAAAGCCCAACCTTACAAAGCCCTGGCTGAACATAAGTTATACAAACAATTAAGCGATAGTTTATTGAATGAGCAACGAATGAGTCAGATTGCTCAATTGCAAATTTCGTACGAATTGGATAAGGTGGAAGAAGAGGCAGAAATGGATAAAGAAAGGATGAAATTCTCTTTTATTATTGTGCTGGTAATTCTGTTTGCCATATTGGTTGTTGCCATTCTGGGACTTATTATTTACCGAAAGCAGAAAACGAAAATTAAATTAGAGAACAAAAATCTGGAATTGGAAATAGATACCAAAAACAAGGAGCTTACCACCAATGTAATGTACCTGGTACAGAAGAATGAACTGATCAACAGTGTTGCTAAGAGTTTATTATTACTTAAACAAAATGTGAGCTCCGAAAATCAATTAATGATTCAGAAAATAGTACAGAACCTGAATGCGGAGTCGGATGGTGAGTTATGGAACGAATTTGAGTATCGTTTTCAGATGGTACATACCGAGTTTTACAAAAAGCTAAGAAGTTTGCATAGTAATATAACACCCTCCGAAGAGCGTTTGGCTGCATTATTACGGCTAAATCTTAGTTCAAAAGAGGTTTCAACCATTACGCATCAAACCATCAGAAGTATTGAGGTAGCAAGGGGCCGTTTACGTAAAAAGCTTAATTTAACCGGTACTGATATTAATTTGGTTACGTATTTGGCGGAACTTTAAATAGTCCGAAGCACGAAGTCCAAAGTCCGAAAGGATTAATAGCTGTTAGCTACTGGCCACTAGCTTCTTCCAGCAAAGATGCTTACTTCAACAAATAAACATTAAAAGTCCAAAGCTTTATGTCCGTATTCGTTAGCTGATTGGTTTATTGGATAACAGGTCATTTAAAGGGCGGAGCCCTGACTGTAGCAGCACAGTACGACACTGAGCTTGTCGAAGTGGAGTGCTGTGTAACAGGTATTGTAAATAGGAGCCCTGGATGGGCGTCTGTCAATAGTTATTAGCACGAAGATGGAAGACCGGAGACGGAAGAGTCCGGAGCTTTGATTACTGTGCTTAGTGCATGGCAATTATACAACTCTACAAATTAACATTAAGAGTCCAGAGCTATAAGTCCGGAGTCCGTTTTAAACAATTAATTATATCAATTTTGACTTGCATAATAACAGACGTCCTTTCAGGACTTTGCCAGATGATGTCGTTCATTCATAGCACTTACGTACTATGCTTTTACAAACGTCTCTTCGAGACTGCTTAGCTTATCGAAAATTGTGACATCGTATAATTGATAATCTTTTAGTAACGTCCTTTCAGGACTTAGACGCATGACGAATTCATATACATAGCACTTACGTACTATGCTTTAACAAACGTCCCTGCGGGACTGCCTGAATTTGATTAATAATGAAGGGCGTAGCCCTGACTGTAACAGCACAGTACGACACTGAGCTTGTCGAAGTGGAGTGCTGTGTAACAGGTATTGTAAATAGGAGCCCTGGATGGGCGACTGTCAATAGTTATTAGCACGAAGATGGAAGACCGGAGAGAAAAAAACCTATTATGAACTAACTCCTGGTGGTTAATTAAGTAGAGCCTGACAGACCTCTAAACTTCTAAGCAAGTAAAAGCAATACAAAGTACTAAGCAACGTACACCTACGTTAAAAATTAAACTTAAAAAGTTAATGTATAATTTTAATTATTGATATAAATAATTATTTTTATATGCAAGTATTGCCAATAAAATAAACCGCCGGCTGGTCATTAACCCTTACAAGATTGGCGTCGCGTAGTGGACAATGTGGCCGGCGGAATTTTGCGCAATATATTAATTAAATGGTATTATAATGGCATTACGCTATGGATTAATTCCAAATCATCTCACCGATGATCCAAACGACTGTATGGCAATTACCACCGATAATGATACGGTGGATATTGAACAAATTGTGGACACTATGATTGGTAAAGGTTCCACTGTAACCAAGGCCGAAGCCCTATCGGTAGTAGAAGAATTTGAATACGCAATTGTTGAAGCCGTAAAAAACGGTCAATCGGTAAGTACCGAATTGTTTAACATTTCACCAAGTGTTTCTGGTGTCTTCACTTCAAGTAGCGATGGGTTTGATGCTTCGCGTCACTCTGTTCGACTAAACCTTAATCCGGGTAAAAGGCTAAAAGAAGCGATTCACTCTATTGAACTAAAAAAAGTAGAAATTACATCGCCACAACCGGTATTACAACAATTTGTAAACCTGAAAGACAGCTCTGTAAACGAATGGTTTACTCCAGGCCAGATTGCTGCTATTCGGGGATCAATGTTAAAATTTGACGAAGACGATGCACAACAGGGTATTTTCTTTATTGCAGCCGATAGCACCGAAACACGTGTTACAAATGTGGTAAAAAACAAGCCCTCGGAATTACTGTTCTTTGTGCCCGAAGAACTTAACAACGGCACTTTTGATGTGGAGGTAAGAATGACACCTCACAACCAGAAACAACTAAAGAAAGGCAGACTGCAAGTAAGTTTAACCGTTACAAATTAAAAAATAGAAGAGCGCTGCACATGTGGCGCTTTTCTTTTACACTAAAATATTGCGCATACACCTTGCGCGCATAAGCGCAAACACTTTGCGTGCATAAGCGCAAACACCTTGCGTGCATAAGCGCAAACACCTTGCGTGCATAAGCGCGAACACCTTGCGCAGATAAGCTCCATGTTAATCACCATTTAACATCAGTAAGGTTGAATGCATATTAAATCGGGCGTTAATAACTTTATTTAAATGGATAATACATTAATAACAAAGCTTTTAACATTGCAACACAATAAGTAATGAGACCACTAAAAAGTTTCAGAAGAAACAAAGGCATTAGAAAGTCCAACAAGTTTAATTAAAGTAATTTCTCCTTGTTACTGATTTACCCAGTCTTTAAACTGAACAGCTTTACCTCTACTAATCATTATTTTATCGTTGAGTTTATTAACCAGTTTAACAACTAACTTTCCACTAAAGTAGGCCTCAAAATGGTCTATGGCTTCGATATTAACAATGGATTGACGATTAGTTCTGAAAAACATTTCAGGATCAAGCTCTTCTTCGAGCTTATCTAAAGGCTGGTTTAAAATATGTTGAGTACCATCAAACCCCACTGCAAAAGTTACGCGCGATTCAAAATAAAAATAAGCTATTTCTTCAACAGGCAATTTAAAATAAGAGTCTCTTTTTGAAATCAAAAATCGCTTACGATAAGCCCCTCCCGATTTCATTATACTTTTGGCCAATTGCTGAAAGTCAACTTGCGAACGAGTAGATGTAACATTTTCCTCAATTAATTTAGCAGCTCTTTCTAATTTCTCAATACTTTTCAACAATTCCGACTCTTTAATCGGCTTTAATAAATAATCAACACTATTAAGTTCAAATGCTTTTAATGCGTACTCGTTATAAGCGGTTGTGAAAATGATAGGATATTCAACTTTTATCTGATCAAATATAGAGAAGGAATTACCATCAGCCAATTCAATATCTAAGAACAATAATGCACTTTCATCATTGTTTTGCAACCATTCAACCGTTTCGGCAACACTTTGTAATATGGCTAACACATTCCAATCGGGCCGTAATGAAAGCAACATATCTTTTAACATTCCGGCCGTATGCAATTCATCTTCTACAATTACAACATTCATCTGCATTGATTAATTTTTAATTAATGGCAACTCTACAATAAATTCATTCGAGTCTTTAATTATATTTATTTTCTTATCGGTTAAGAAGGCTATACGTTTCTCAAGGTTTTTTAAACCTGTATTAGTTGAGTAGGTTGAGTTTTTTAAATTAAGATTATTTTTTACCGTCACAAAATCCTGATCGGTTTTTATCTCAATTTTAAGCGGATGAGCTAAAGTGGCAACGTTATGCTTTATGGCATTTTCAACCAACAACTGTAAACTCAACATCGGAATTTTCATTTCAAGCACCTCTGGCAGTATATTATACTCTAATTGTAACCCCTCACCTAATCGTTCCTTATGCATTTCGAGATAAGCATTTATAAAGGTCATTTCTTCCTCTAATGTTACCGAAATAGCATCTTTACTTTTGAGGACATAGCGATATACATCAGAAAAATTTTCAGCAAACCGAATAGCCGCTTTCTGATCTTGCCTGATAATTGCAATAAGAGTACTTAAGTTATTAAATAAAAAATGAGGATTTATCTGATCTTGTAAAGCCCTGTAATCGAGTTGTAGTTTCTCGTTTTTTAGAGCTTCATTTTCTCTGATAAACATGGCCAGACTTTGATGATAATTATAAGCAATTAGCAGGCTCACGTAAATAAATACAAATAATATGGATATGACTAAACTAGCCCAAAACAGTGTTGGAGGTATTTCTCTATTATGTTCTAATAATGGTTTGGTTAAATGAGCAATAATCGATACTACAACAAACCAAAATCCAGTAAATATTACCAATAACAATAATCGCTTTAGAGTATGCTGATGCCAGGAATACTTATATCCTAATAGTTTATTAAAAGCAAATATTCCCTCTGAGATAAGAACAAAAAGTCCGATAGTAAACGCCAGACTTTGACAGGTTGACGTATCACCTGGGAAAAACATTTTAACAATAATAAGATTAAACATAGCCCCCATTGTAACCTCAAACAGTAACCTGGCCTTATAACTTATTATTTTTGGCTGACATTTCTTACTTATCATCATGCACCTTTCAATTATAAAGAGTGCGATAAGATTAGTTGCTTATCGCACCCCCAAAAATAGTTTAATCTTCACAATTATTGCACCTGACTCAACTGACCAATTCCTTTATAGTAATTGGTTTTGGCTATTTCATAAT includes:
- a CDS encoding tetratricopeptide repeat protein, producing the protein MKSYFKSSSVIALLCTMLFLLISGIKAEAAPYNMTQEDSLVTKLKNTQEYSEKMDILFKLSTLSRGKDYKKSLEYSNKGFTLADSFDDDINCALFKLESGLTTYFLGDYKETLELYFYALRIFERHNHSIGIIRTLSNLGAVYDRVEAYNKAIVYYNKCIAYFNEMPLDAKQEYLKYLSQVYNNLASAYEKLNNNQEANLYYKKALDVGQSIDYPQIVGSIYNNLGKLEAKNQNYDSAKDYLSKAINIREEINDTEGLAKSYYFLSDYYNKTNQIDSAEWAALQSLKLAEDKGLLESQQIAHMFLYEIYEKKAQPYKALAEHKLYKQLSDSLLNEQRMSQIAQLQISYELDKVEEEAEMDKERMKFSFIIVLVILFAILVVAILGLIIYRKQKTKIKLENKNLELEIDTKNKELTTNVMYLVQKNELINSVAKSLLLLKQNVSSENQLMIQKIVQNLNAESDGELWNEFEYRFQMVHTEFYKKLRSLHSNITPSEERLAALLRLNLSSKEVSTITHQTIRSIEVARGRLRKKLNLTGTDINLVTYLAEL
- a CDS encoding DNA-binding domain-containing protein, with protein sequence MALRYGLIPNHLTDDPNDCMAITTDNDTVDIEQIVDTMIGKGSTVTKAEALSVVEEFEYAIVEAVKNGQSVSTELFNISPSVSGVFTSSSDGFDASRHSVRLNLNPGKRLKEAIHSIELKKVEITSPQPVLQQFVNLKDSSVNEWFTPGQIAAIRGSMLKFDEDDAQQGIFFIAADSTETRVTNVVKNKPSELLFFVPEELNNGTFDVEVRMTPHNQKQLKKGRLQVSLTVTN
- a CDS encoding LytTR family DNA-binding domain-containing protein, producing MQMNVVIVEDELHTAGMLKDMLLSLRPDWNVLAILQSVAETVEWLQNNDESALLFLDIELADGNSFSIFDQIKVEYPIIFTTAYNEYALKAFELNSVDYLLKPIKESELLKSIEKLERAAKLIEENVTSTRSQVDFQQLAKSIMKSGGAYRKRFLISKRDSYFKLPVEEIAYFYFESRVTFAVGFDGTQHILNQPLDKLEEELDPEMFFRTNRQSIVNIEAIDHFEAYFSGKLVVKLVNKLNDKIMISRGKAVQFKDWVNQ
- a CDS encoding histidine kinase; this encodes MMISKKCQPKIISYKARLLFEVTMGAMFNLIIVKMFFPGDTSTCQSLAFTIGLFVLISEGIFAFNKLLGYKYSWHQHTLKRLLLLVIFTGFWFVVVSIIAHLTKPLLEHNREIPPTLFWASLVISILFVFIYVSLLIAYNYHQSLAMFIRENEALKNEKLQLDYRALQDQINPHFLFNNLSTLIAIIRQDQKAAIRFAENFSDVYRYVLKSKDAISVTLEEEMTFINAYLEMHKERLGEGLQLEYNILPEVLEMKIPMLSLQLLVENAIKHNVATLAHPLKIEIKTDQDFVTVKNNLNLKNSTYSTNTGLKNLEKRIAFLTDKKINIIKDSNEFIVELPLIKN